One Paramisgurnus dabryanus chromosome 8, PD_genome_1.1, whole genome shotgun sequence DNA window includes the following coding sequences:
- the samd4b gene encoding protein Smaug homolog 2: MMFRDQVGILTDWFKGWNECEQTVALLSLLKRVSRTQARFLHICLDHWLADCTEIHILEAEANNAAIVSQWQQEPKEKVVSLLLSHLPLLQPRNAEAKCEYMNLLQKVLCHTIESSLFVEESRQLLSYALIHPATTIDDRNSLAMWLNHLEDHLSSRPPPSGPYHHARQGSDEWPGSAESLEPSYGWQENLSSTCSSPAGQNGHVAFPGTGGMTSPVNNAGLQVQPSPLKPSMSLTPASQTACSSDWLNQDEGVGCQGVGGAEHAPLSPQSSITSSGSEQTEDQSNARNTFQEDGSGMKDVPGWLKSLRLHKYASLFSQMTYDEMMILTEQHLESQNVTKGARHKIALSIQKLRERPSLLKSLEKDILEGGNVRNALQELQQIIITPIKAFAPPTAAQKEVEPGVTPVDKAANSGEEKETEGFQTHNPPPCDGESSSAPISDGDIAGQFTRVMGKVCTQLLVSRPDEENISCYLQLIEKCLTHEAFTETQKKRLLSWKQQVLKLLRLFPRKAMMDSGVYRRGWPAYGSNSLPTAGSVSAGLGRRAQRPFQMPPRGAPAPRSMGLMTTGGLGGASPRHSLTSPGAVTGQGRQNLWFGNPGGSNSMPSQSRSSVQRTHSLPVHTSPHTMLLFQQQECQVPGTDLEINPTLESLCLSMTEHALGDGMDRTSTI; encoded by the exons ATGATGTTCCGGGACCAGGTGGGGATTTTGACGGACTGGTTTAAGGGCTGGAACGAGTGCGAGCAGACGGTCGCACTGCTGTCGTTGTTGAAGCGAGTTTCTCGGACGCAGGCGAGGTTTCTGCACATCTGTCTGGATCACTGGCTGGCCGACTGCACAGAGATACACATACTAGAGGCGGAGGCCAACAACGCAG CGATCGTGAGTCAGTGGCAGCAGGAGCCGAAGGAGAAAGTGGTGTCTCTCCTGCTGTCTCACCTCCCCCTGCTGCAGCCGCGCAACGCAGAGGCAAAGTGCGAGTACATGAACCTGTTGCAGAAGGTCCTGTGCCACACCATCGAGAGCAGCCTGTTTGTGGAGGAGAGCCGCCAGCTGCTGTCTTACGCTCTGATTCATCCGGCCACCACCATCGATGACCGCAACTCTCTCGCCATGTGGCTCAATCACCTGGAGGATCATCTTTCGTCGCGGCCGCCCCCTTCCGGCCCGTACCATCACGCCCGGCAGGGTTCGGACGAGTGGCCGGGTTCCGCCGAGTCCCTGGAGCCGTCGTACGGCTGGCAGGAGAACCTTTCGTCGACGTGCAGCTCGCCGGCCGGGCAGAACGGGCACGTGGCTTTTCCCGGCACGGGCGGCATGACCTCGCCCGTCAACAATGCAG GGCTGCAGGTACAGCCGAGCCCGTTGAAGCCCTCCATGTCACTCACCCCTGCCAGTCAGACTGCCTGCAGCTCCGATTGGCTGAACCAGGACGAAGGGGTTGGATGTCAAGGGGTGGGGGGAGCAGAACACGCCCCCCTATCACCCCAGAGCAGCATCACATCGTCGGGGAGCGAACAGACAGAGGACCAGAGCAACGCACGCAACACTTTCCAAGAGGATGGGAGCGGGATGAAAG ATGTGCCGGGCTGGCTGAAGAGTCTCCGTCTGCATAAATACGCTTCACTTTTCTCTCAGATGACGTATGATGAAATGATGATTCTCACAGAACAACACCTTGAGTCACAG AACGTTACAAAAGGGGCTCGTCATAAGATCGCTCTGAGCATACAGAAACTCAGAGAACGGCCGAGTCTTCTCAAATCTCTTGAAAAG GATATACTGGAAGGCGGAAATGTTCGTAATGCTTTACAAGAACTTCAGCAGATCATCATCACACCAATCAAAGCCTTTGCCCCGCCCACTGCTGCTCAGAAGGAGGTGGAGCCTGGAGTTACACCTGTTGATAAAGCAGCCAATTCCGGTGAGGAGAAGGAAACTGAAGGTTTCCAGACCCACAATCCTCCTCCGTGTGACGGAGAATCCTCATCCGCTCCCATTTCTGATGGAGATATTGCTGGACAATTCACACGTGTGATGGGGAAAG TATGTACACAATTATTGGTATCCAGGCCGGATGAGGAGAATATCAGCTGTTACCTGCAGCTCATTGAGAAGTGTTTGACACACGAG GCATTTACAGAGACACAGAAGAAGAGGCTGTTGTCATGGAAACAGCAGGTGCTGAAGTTGCTCCGCCTCTTCCCACGGAAAGCCATGATGGATAGTGGAGTGTACCGGAGAGG GTGGCCGGCGTACGGCTCCAACTCTCTGCCCACAGCTGGTTCTGTGAGCGCGGGTTTGGGCCGGCGGGCGCAGCGGCCGTTTCAGATGCCTCCGCGGGGTGCTCCTGCCCCCAGGAGCATGGGGCTGATGACTACTGGCGGTCTGGGCGGAGCATCGCCTCGACACTCGCTCACCAGCCCTGGGGCCGTCACGGGACAGGGGCGACAG AACCTGTGGTTTGGGAACCCGGGCGGCAGTAACAGCATGCCGAGCCAGAGCAGAAGTTCGGTTCAGAGAACTCACTCTTTACCCGTGCACACGTCTCCACACACAATGCTTCTGTTTCAACAGCAAG AATGCCAAGTTCCAGGAACGGATCTGGAGATCAACCCCACTCTGGAGTCTCTGTGCCTCAGCATGACGGAGCATGCCTTAGGAG ACGGAATGGACAGAACGTCAACGATATGA
- the gmfg gene encoding glia maturation factor gamma: MSSSLVVCEVDAVLQEKLKKFRFRKETTNAAILIKIDMEKQLVVMEEEYEDISLDAIREELPERQPRFIVYSYKLTHGDGRVSYPLCFIFSSPVGCKPEQQMMYAGSKNRLVQSADLTKIFEVRNPDDLTEDWLKEKLSFFR; the protein is encoded by the exons ATG TCGAGTTCTTTAGTCGTGTGTGAGGTGGATGCAGTTCTGCAGGAGAAACTGAAGAAGTTTCGTTTTCGTAAGGAAACAACGAACGCAGCCATTCTGA TTAAGATTGACATGGAGAAACAGCTGGTGGTTatggaggaagagtatgag GATATTTCTCTGGATGCGATCAGGGAGGAACTTCCAGAACGTCAACCTCGAT TTATAGTTTACAGTTATAAACTGACCCACGGGGACGGCAGGGTCTCATACCCTCTCTGTTTCATCTTCTCCAGTCCTGTGG GCTGTAAACCAGAGCAACAGATGATGTACGCGGGGAGTAAGAACAGACTCGTGCAGTCAGCAGATCTCACTAAG ATTTTTGAGGTTCGTAATCCAGATGACCTGACAGAGGATTGGCTGAAGGAGAAATTGTCATTTTTCCGCTGA
- the paf1 gene encoding RNA polymerase II-associated factor 1 homolog: MAPTIQTQAQREDGHRSSAHRSVPERSGVVCRVKYGNSLPDIPFDPKFITYPFDQHRFVQYKATSLEKQHKHELLTEPDLSVTIDLINPDTYRIDPNIILDIADEKLLEEDIQAPSSSKRSQQHAKVVPWMRKTEYISTEFNRYGISNEKVEVKIGVSVKQQFTEEEIYKDRDSQIAAIEKTFEDAQKSIAQHYSKPRVTPVEVLPVFPDFKMWINPCAQVIFDSDPAPKDVPGGAAVDMMSQAMIRGMMDEEGNQFVAYFLPNEDTMRKRKRDVDEDLEYMPDEVYDYKIAREYNWNVKNKASKGYEENYFFIFRDADGVYYNELETRVRLSKRRAKAGAQSSTNAVLVCKHRDMNDKELEAQDARKAQLENHEPEDEEEELDIDKDMQDSGDEKEKASESENSESESEHEDEERPADEEEERRERKSSSSESGEDRQARDEEEIFGSDDDSEDDDDGGRARSNSSSVQQSGSEGASDSSDGSDSE; the protein is encoded by the exons ATGGCTCCCACGATACAAACACAGGCGCAGCGCGAGGACGGACACAG GAGTTCAGCACACAGGAGCGTCCCAGAGAG GTCTGGTGTCGTGTGCAGAGTGAAATATGGAAATAGTCTCCCAGATATCCCGTTTGATCCAAAGTTCATCACCTATCCGTTTGACCAGCACAG GTTTGTGCAGTACAAAGCCACTTCATTAGagaaacaacacaaacatgaaCTGCTAACAGAACCGGACCTGAGCGTCACAATCGACCTCATTAATCCTGATACGTATCGCATAGACCCTAACA tcATTCTGGACATTGCTGATGAGAAACTATTAGAGGAAGATATTCAGGCTCCATCAAGCTCAAAGAG gTCACAGCAGCATGCAAAGGTGGTGCCGTGGATGAGAAAGACAGAGTACATTTCCACAGAGTTCAACAGATACGGCATCTCCAATGAGAAGGTGGAAGTCAA GATCGGCGTGTCGGTGAAACAGCAGTTCACAGAAGAGGAGATCTATAAAGACAGAGACAGTCAGATTGCAGCTATTGAGAAGACATTTGAAGACGCTCAGAAATCG ATTGCTCAGCATTACAGTAAACCCAGAGTCACACCGGTGGAGGTGCTGCCTGTCTTCCCAGACTTCAAG ATGTGGATTAATCCATGCGCTCAAGTCATCTTTGATTCAGATCCAGCACCTAAAGATGTTCCTGGAGGTGCAGCAGTGGATATGATGTCACAGGCCATGATCAG GGGTATGATGGATGAAGAGGGGAATCAGTTTGTGGCGTACTTCCTGCCGAACGAGGACACGATGCGCAAACGCAAGAGAGATGTAGATGAAGACCTTGAATACATGCCTGATGAAGT gtACGATTATAAGATTGCTCGCGAGTACAACTGGAATGTGAAGAACAAGGCCAGTAAAGGTTACGAGGAGAATTACTTCTTCATCTTTAGAGACGCAGATGGAGTTTATTATAATGAGCTGGAGACCAG ggTGCGTCTGAGCAAGAGGCGAGCAAAGGCAGGTGCCCAGTCCTCCACAAACGCTGTGTTGGTGTGTAAACACAGAGACATGAACGACAAAGAGCTGGAAGCTCAG GATGCCCGTAAGGCTCAGCTGGAGAATCATGAACCAGAGGATGAAGAGGAGGAGCTGGACATTGACAAAGACATGCAGGACTCTG GTGATGAGAAAGAGAAAGCGAGTGAGTCTGAGAACTCTGAAAGTGAGTCTGAGCATGAGGATGAGGAGCGGCCGGCAGATGAGGAAGAGGAGCGGCGTGAGAGGAAGAGCAGCAGCAGTGAGAGCGGAGAGGACCGGCAGGCTCGTGATGAAGAAGAGATCTTCGGTAGCGATGATGACAgtgaggatgatgatgatggtgggcGAGCAAGAAGCAACAGTAGCAGCGTTCAGCAGAGCGGCAGTGAGGGAGCGTCAGACTCCAGCGATGGCAGCGACAGCGAATGA